One genomic window of Myxococcus guangdongensis includes the following:
- the treS gene encoding maltose alpha-D-glucosyltransferase, with protein sequence MELDPLWYKKALIYELHLRAFHDSNGDGHGDIPGLIEKLPYLQDLGVDCLWILPHYPSPLRDDGYDIADFYGVHPDYGTLADFQRMVDEAHKRGIRIITELVVNHTSDQHPWFQESRSDPKSPKRDWYVWSDTEDKYKGTRIIFTDTERSNWTWDPVAKQYFWHRFFSHQPDLNYDNPQVQEAMLDIMRFWLNMGVDGFRCDAVPYLFEREGTNCENLPETHAFLKRLRKTIDSEYPGKMLLAEANQWPADVRVYFGEGDEFNMGFHFPVMPRLYMGVRREDRTPIVEIMQQTPEIPDSCQWAIFLRNHDELTLEMVTDEDRDYMYREYATDPRMRINLGIRRRLAPLMDNGRRRIELMHSLLFTLPGTPVMYYGDEIGMGDNIYLGDRNGVRTPMQWTGDRNAGFSRADYARLYAPVIADPVYGYQSINVEAQERVKSSLLHWVKRMIRIRQRYPVFSLGKLRFVSLENRKVLSFVREWEGQTVLVVCNLSRFSQPAVLDLREWEGMVPVELIGDTPFPRISDLPYQLSMGPFMFLWFRLDQPVPGGSRA encoded by the coding sequence ATGGAACTGGATCCCCTCTGGTACAAGAAGGCCCTCATCTACGAGCTGCACCTAAGAGCGTTCCACGACTCCAACGGCGACGGCCACGGGGACATCCCGGGCCTCATCGAGAAGCTGCCCTACCTCCAGGACCTGGGGGTCGACTGTCTGTGGATCCTCCCGCACTACCCTTCTCCCCTGCGCGATGACGGCTACGACATCGCGGACTTCTACGGCGTGCATCCGGACTACGGCACGCTCGCGGACTTCCAGCGCATGGTGGACGAGGCGCACAAGCGCGGCATCCGCATCATCACCGAGCTGGTGGTCAACCACACCAGCGACCAGCACCCCTGGTTCCAGGAGTCCCGGAGCGATCCGAAGAGCCCCAAGCGCGACTGGTACGTCTGGAGCGACACGGAAGACAAGTACAAGGGCACGCGCATCATCTTCACCGACACGGAGCGCTCCAACTGGACGTGGGATCCGGTGGCCAAGCAGTACTTCTGGCACCGCTTCTTCAGCCACCAGCCGGACCTGAACTACGACAACCCCCAGGTGCAGGAAGCCATGCTGGACATCATGCGCTTCTGGCTGAACATGGGCGTGGACGGCTTCCGGTGCGACGCGGTGCCCTACCTCTTCGAGCGCGAGGGCACCAACTGCGAGAACCTCCCGGAGACGCACGCCTTCCTCAAGCGCCTGCGCAAGACGATCGACTCGGAGTACCCGGGGAAGATGCTGCTCGCGGAGGCCAACCAGTGGCCCGCCGACGTGCGCGTCTATTTCGGCGAGGGCGACGAGTTCAACATGGGCTTCCACTTCCCGGTGATGCCGCGCCTGTACATGGGCGTGCGCCGGGAGGACCGCACGCCCATCGTCGAGATCATGCAGCAGACGCCGGAGATTCCGGACTCGTGTCAGTGGGCCATCTTCCTGCGCAACCACGACGAGCTGACGCTGGAGATGGTGACGGACGAGGACCGGGACTACATGTACCGGGAGTACGCCACCGACCCACGCATGCGCATCAACCTGGGCATCCGCCGCAGGCTCGCGCCGCTGATGGACAACGGGCGGCGGCGCATCGAGCTGATGCACAGCCTGCTGTTCACCCTGCCCGGCACGCCCGTCATGTACTACGGCGACGAAATCGGCATGGGGGACAACATCTACCTGGGCGACCGCAACGGCGTGCGCACGCCCATGCAGTGGACCGGAGACAGGAACGCGGGCTTCAGCCGGGCGGACTACGCCAGGCTCTACGCACCCGTCATCGCGGACCCGGTCTACGGCTATCAGTCCATCAACGTCGAAGCGCAGGAGCGCGTGAAGTCCAGCCTCCTGCATTGGGTGAAGCGGATGATCCGCATCCGCCAGCGCTACCCGGTGTTCTCGTTGGGGAAGCTGCGGTTCGTCTCCCTGGAGAACCGCAAGGTGCTGTCGTTCGTGCGGGAATGGGAGGGCCAGACGGTGCTCGTGGTGTGCAACCTGTCGCGCTTCTCGCAGCCAGCGGTGCTGGACCTGCGGGAGTGGGAGGGCATGGTGCCCGTGGAGTTGATTGGCGACACACCGTTCCCGCGTATCAGTGACCTGCCCTATCAGCTGTCGATGGGGCCCTTCATGTTCCTGTGGTTTCGGCTGGACCAGCCGGTGCCCGGAGGGAGCCGAGCATGA
- a CDS encoding sigma-70 family RNA polymerase sigma factor yields the protein MALPSPTAQRASDPAADRALLQQVALGSASAMRDVYARCASRAFAACLRLLPSRADAEEVLQEAFIEVWRRSRDFDPERGGLETWVTTIARTRAIDRLRSQGTAARVAESVVHHPPPTSATPLAPDDALGAGQDRVRVRAAMWTLPPEQREVVELAYFEGLSQREIAERTRHPLGTVKTRARLALEKLADVLGRSG from the coding sequence ATGGCGCTTCCTTCACCCACTGCTCAGCGGGCGAGCGACCCGGCGGCCGACAGGGCCCTGCTCCAGCAGGTGGCCCTGGGCAGTGCCTCCGCCATGCGGGACGTCTACGCGCGCTGCGCTTCCCGGGCGTTCGCGGCGTGTCTGCGCCTGTTGCCCTCGCGCGCGGACGCGGAGGAGGTGCTCCAGGAGGCGTTCATCGAGGTGTGGCGGCGCTCGCGCGACTTCGACCCGGAGCGCGGGGGGCTGGAGACGTGGGTGACGACCATCGCCCGGACGCGCGCCATCGACCGGCTGCGCTCACAGGGGACGGCCGCGCGTGTGGCCGAGAGCGTGGTGCACCATCCGCCTCCGACGAGCGCCACGCCGCTGGCCCCCGACGACGCGTTGGGCGCGGGGCAGGACCGGGTGCGTGTGCGCGCGGCGATGTGGACCCTGCCTCCCGAGCAGCGCGAGGTGGTGGAGCTGGCCTACTTCGAGGGGCTGTCGCAGCGGGAGATCGCCGAGCGCACCCGGCATCCGCTGGGCACGGTGAAGACGCGGGCGCGGCTGGCGCTGGAGAAGCTCGCGGACGTGCTCGGGCGGAGCGGCTGA
- a CDS encoding response regulator transcription factor, whose product MGERILLVEDDARLGAQIVEHLKGAGFEAEWWTEGRMLLPGELPDVGLVVLDLMLPGTYGLDMLKALRFFSEVPVLILSARNDTLDKVRALKLGADDYLTKPFWPEELIERVRARLRRPVLQRPEAVLELGPLRVDFQGREVRVEGRVVELTRVEFEVLAALARRPREAVTRQWLVEHVLDPEREGTERTLDVHVSRLRRKLSPAQCVETVWGVGYRLVAGDGS is encoded by the coding sequence ATGGGGGAGCGAATCCTGCTGGTGGAGGACGACGCCCGGCTGGGCGCGCAGATCGTCGAGCACCTGAAGGGGGCGGGCTTCGAGGCGGAGTGGTGGACGGAGGGGCGGATGCTCCTGCCCGGCGAGCTCCCCGACGTGGGGCTGGTGGTGCTGGACCTGATGCTGCCGGGGACGTACGGGCTGGACATGCTCAAGGCGCTCCGGTTTTTTTCGGAGGTGCCGGTGCTCATCCTGAGCGCGCGCAACGACACCTTGGACAAGGTGCGGGCGCTGAAGCTGGGCGCGGACGACTACCTGACGAAGCCGTTCTGGCCGGAGGAGCTCATCGAGCGGGTGCGCGCGCGGCTGCGCCGGCCGGTGTTGCAGAGGCCGGAGGCGGTGCTGGAGTTGGGGCCGCTGCGCGTGGACTTCCAGGGGCGTGAGGTGCGCGTGGAGGGGCGCGTCGTGGAGTTGACGCGGGTGGAGTTCGAGGTGCTCGCGGCGCTGGCGCGCAGGCCTCGTGAGGCGGTGACGCGGCAGTGGCTGGTGGAGCACGTGTTGGACCCGGAGCGCGAGGGGACGGAGCGGACGCTGGACGTGCATGTGTCGCGGCTGCGCAGGAAGCTGTCGCCGGCGCAGTGCGTGGAGACGGTGTGGGGCGTGGGCTACCGGCTGGTCGCGGGGGATGGTTCGTGA
- a CDS encoding phosphotransferase gives MTTLDLTKLPDHLKSQRWFSGKAWPIKQVSVVDHANLDAIPCNLSLAVVEVVYELGQPERYLLPVKPSSDGIKDALEDDGCLRALFDLIRDGAQIPSASGRVVGEWMGGPEGLLGLTSPVPVRRLLVEQSNTSVVLGEKVIVKIIRKLEAGVNPEYEVGRFLATRTSFRATPVLLGALRLEGAAGATLALAHRFVPDSVDGWKYTLDRMRQARPVGDRFLSEMEELGARLGDLHQAFGSAPADDAAFAPEPLLQEDLQRWSASIVGELGVTLAEAGRLHADLEGRREKLVEYARRLAQVTPSGQKIRIHGDLHLGQVLRANDEWLIFDFEGEPARSFTSRREKYSPLRDVAGMIRSFDYAEATVALEGGTPRGRVGPSRDAFLTGYRKVTQGAAFLPSDDAAFDTMLRAFELEKLLYEVRYEMANRPDWVRIPVEALMRMEEGQ, from the coding sequence ATGACGACCTTGGACCTGACGAAACTGCCCGACCACCTCAAGAGCCAGCGTTGGTTCTCCGGCAAGGCCTGGCCCATCAAGCAGGTCAGCGTGGTGGACCACGCCAACCTGGACGCCATCCCCTGCAACCTGTCGCTCGCCGTGGTGGAGGTCGTCTACGAGCTGGGGCAGCCGGAGCGCTACCTCCTGCCGGTGAAGCCGTCGTCGGACGGCATCAAGGACGCGCTCGAGGACGACGGGTGCCTGCGCGCGCTGTTCGACCTCATCCGCGACGGCGCGCAGATTCCCTCCGCCTCCGGCCGCGTGGTGGGCGAGTGGATGGGTGGCCCCGAGGGACTGTTGGGCCTGACCTCCCCCGTCCCCGTGCGGCGGCTCCTGGTGGAGCAGAGCAACACGTCGGTGGTGCTCGGTGAGAAGGTCATCGTGAAGATCATCCGCAAGCTCGAGGCGGGCGTGAATCCCGAGTACGAGGTGGGGCGCTTCCTCGCCACGCGCACCTCGTTCCGCGCCACGCCCGTGCTCCTGGGGGCGCTGCGGCTGGAGGGCGCCGCCGGGGCCACGCTGGCGCTGGCGCACCGGTTCGTGCCCGACTCGGTGGACGGCTGGAAGTACACGCTGGACCGGATGCGCCAGGCGCGGCCGGTGGGCGACCGCTTCCTGAGCGAGATGGAGGAGCTGGGGGCGAGGCTGGGGGATTTGCACCAGGCCTTCGGCTCGGCGCCCGCGGACGACGCGGCCTTCGCGCCGGAACCGCTGCTGCAGGAGGACCTGCAGCGCTGGAGCGCGTCCATCGTGGGTGAGCTGGGCGTGACGCTGGCGGAGGCGGGCCGCCTGCATGCGGACCTGGAGGGGCGGCGCGAGAAGCTGGTGGAGTACGCGAGGCGGCTCGCGCAGGTGACACCGTCCGGGCAGAAGATTCGCATCCATGGAGACCTGCACCTGGGGCAGGTGCTGCGGGCCAACGACGAGTGGCTCATCTTCGACTTCGAGGGGGAGCCGGCCCGCAGCTTCACGTCACGACGGGAGAAGTACAGCCCGCTGCGCGACGTGGCGGGGATGATCCGCTCGTTCGACTACGCGGAGGCCACGGTGGCGCTCGAGGGAGGGACGCCTCGGGGACGGGTGGGCCCCAGCCGCGATGCATTCCTGACGGGCTATCGCAAGGTGACCCAGGGAGCGGCCTTCCTGCCCTCGGACGACGCGGCATTCGACACGATGTTGCGCGCGTTCGAGCTGGAGAAGCTCCTGTACGAAGTGAGGTATGAGATGGCGAACCGGCCCGATTGGGTGCGCATCCCCGTCGAGGCCCTCATGCGGATGGAGGAAGGCCAGTGA
- a CDS encoding alpha-1,4-glucan--maltose-1-phosphate maltosyltransferase: MKERIGSVFIEGVQPQLDGGRHAVKRIAGDSLTVRADVFKEGHDVLVAVVRWRQVSPQQEQSDWGEVPMRALGNDAWEAEFPLARNGRYEYTIEAWSDLFRTWTSELKRKVDAGRDVKSELLEGAALLEGAAARAKPVDPDDARVLTEAAVRLRQPASPDLIAVALAPELATVASTYPDRTLARRHEPMLQVFADREKARFGAWYEFFPRSAKRDGRTHATFQDAEVWLPYIQKLGFDVVYLPPIHPIGRTARKGKNNSLKAGPDDVGSPWAIGAAEGGHKAVHPSLGTLADFRHFLQAAQSHGIEVALDLAYQCSPDHPYVKEHPEWFQRRPDGTIKTAENPPKRYEDIVNFDWMGPARESLWVELESVVLHWVQQGVRTFRVDNPHTKPIQFWEWLIRRVQDRHPDVLFLSEAFTRPKVMKALGKVGFTQSYTYFTWRNFKGELRDYLEEITRPPVSDFFRGNLWPNTPDILPELLQNAGPGAFRLRAALAATLSSVYGMYCGFELCEGRPLPGKEEYLDSEKYQLVAWDLDRPGNIRDWIARLNSARRTQPALHTYDTLRFFDSDNERVLFYGKRTKDGTSTVLCAVSLDPYAAQEALLRLPLDWLGAKPDETYQVHELMTDERSLWQGSDVQVRLTPEQPAAVWAVYRFRRTEHAFDYYE, from the coding sequence ATGAAAGAGCGAATCGGGAGCGTGTTCATCGAGGGCGTCCAGCCCCAGCTCGACGGGGGCCGTCACGCCGTCAAGCGCATCGCCGGGGACAGCCTCACCGTCCGCGCCGACGTCTTCAAGGAGGGCCATGACGTCCTCGTCGCCGTCGTCCGCTGGCGCCAGGTCTCACCCCAACAGGAGCAGAGCGACTGGGGCGAGGTCCCCATGCGCGCCCTCGGCAACGACGCCTGGGAGGCCGAGTTCCCCCTGGCTCGCAATGGCCGCTACGAGTACACGATTGAAGCCTGGTCAGATTTGTTCCGGACGTGGACCTCCGAGCTGAAGCGCAAGGTGGACGCGGGCCGGGACGTGAAGAGCGAGCTGTTGGAGGGCGCCGCGCTCCTGGAGGGCGCCGCCGCGCGCGCGAAGCCGGTGGACCCGGACGACGCGCGGGTGCTCACCGAGGCCGCGGTGCGCCTGCGTCAGCCGGCGAGCCCGGACCTCATCGCGGTGGCGCTCGCGCCGGAGCTGGCCACGGTGGCTTCCACGTATCCGGACCGGACGCTGGCCCGGCGCCATGAGCCGATGCTCCAGGTCTTCGCGGACCGGGAGAAGGCGCGCTTCGGGGCGTGGTACGAGTTCTTCCCGCGCTCGGCGAAGCGCGACGGCCGCACCCACGCGACCTTCCAGGACGCGGAAGTCTGGCTGCCGTACATCCAGAAGCTGGGCTTCGACGTGGTGTACCTGCCGCCCATCCACCCCATCGGCCGCACCGCGCGCAAGGGGAAGAACAACAGCCTCAAGGCGGGCCCCGACGACGTCGGCAGCCCGTGGGCCATCGGCGCCGCGGAGGGAGGCCACAAGGCGGTGCACCCCAGCCTGGGCACGCTCGCGGACTTCCGTCACTTCCTGCAGGCCGCGCAGTCGCACGGCATCGAGGTGGCGCTGGACCTGGCCTACCAGTGCTCGCCGGACCACCCGTACGTGAAGGAGCATCCGGAGTGGTTCCAGCGCCGCCCGGACGGCACCATCAAGACGGCGGAGAACCCGCCCAAGCGCTACGAGGACATCGTCAACTTCGACTGGATGGGCCCCGCGCGCGAGTCGCTCTGGGTGGAGCTGGAGTCCGTCGTCCTGCACTGGGTGCAGCAGGGCGTGCGGACCTTCCGCGTGGACAACCCCCACACCAAGCCCATCCAGTTCTGGGAGTGGCTCATCCGCCGCGTGCAGGACCGCCACCCGGACGTGCTCTTCCTGTCGGAGGCCTTCACCCGTCCCAAGGTGATGAAGGCCCTGGGCAAGGTGGGCTTCACCCAGTCGTACACGTACTTCACGTGGCGCAACTTCAAGGGCGAGCTGCGGGACTACCTGGAGGAGATCACCCGCCCCCCCGTGTCCGACTTCTTCCGCGGCAACCTGTGGCCCAACACGCCGGACATCCTGCCGGAGCTGTTGCAGAACGCGGGGCCCGGTGCATTCCGCCTGCGCGCGGCGCTTGCCGCCACGCTCTCCTCGGTCTACGGGATGTATTGCGGCTTCGAGCTGTGCGAAGGCCGCCCGCTGCCCGGCAAGGAGGAGTATCTGGACTCGGAGAAGTACCAGCTCGTCGCGTGGGACCTGGACCGGCCCGGCAACATCCGGGACTGGATTGCCAGGCTCAACTCGGCGCGGCGCACCCAGCCCGCGCTGCACACGTACGACACGCTGCGCTTCTTCGACTCCGACAACGAGCGGGTCCTCTTCTACGGCAAGCGCACGAAGGACGGCACCAGCACGGTGCTGTGCGCGGTGAGCCTGGACCCGTACGCCGCCCAGGAGGCGCTGTTGCGGCTGCCCCTGGACTGGCTGGGCGCGAAGCCCGACGAGACGTACCAGGTGCACGAACTGATGACGGACGAGCGCTCGTTGTGGCAGGGCTCCGATGTCCAGGTGCGCCTGACACCCGAGCAGCCCGCGGCCGTCTGGGCGGTGTACCGCTTCCGTCGCACCGAGCACGCGTTCGACTACTACGAGTGA
- a CDS encoding ankyrin repeat domain-containing protein has product MSPKKKLSPLDARLLAAIEASNAKDVAKQLAAGANPNTVDGKGYPALHSAASEGRLEVVRLLLDAGADLHAQDAEGAIALSFATAQSGDEGVALVKLLIDKGSHINHRWNDEAGSTVLTDLLGEENEEPSEDILAALLKAGVELNAPNGQNETPLMLAAEFKDQPKLTELLLEHGATVDTVNERGWTALMWAIRAGNVGAVERLIAKGANVNHLATDDEGDTALTLTLNEDELFSTPSPRIVSALLRAGANPNQPNARGWTPLHLAACIEDVEPLEALLAARADPNLANTVGYYPIDLATRRGYTKVIERLLAAGGPTREQAARKRMDGIWKQIGDWADKHHPGYASRLTVNRPATSQQIAALEKRVGRELPSDFRAFLQKFGGGAGTSRGLSISEYYVLPTEHIQDVWKGLREHVDNGVFKKATPHELSEEQQFVKWTWWHPGWVPFASDSGGNLYCVDLEPEEHGSVGQVIRWEIHGGPLGPYADSMEDFFEAYLQKLENGRYDASVLD; this is encoded by the coding sequence ATGTCGCCCAAGAAGAAGTTGTCCCCCCTGGACGCCAGGCTGCTCGCAGCCATCGAAGCCTCGAACGCCAAGGACGTCGCGAAGCAGCTCGCGGCGGGCGCCAACCCGAACACCGTCGATGGCAAGGGGTATCCCGCCCTGCACTCCGCGGCCAGCGAAGGCCGCCTCGAGGTGGTCCGCCTGCTGCTCGACGCCGGCGCGGACCTCCACGCACAGGACGCGGAGGGAGCCATCGCGCTCTCGTTCGCCACGGCGCAATCAGGTGACGAAGGGGTGGCGTTGGTGAAGCTGCTCATCGACAAGGGCTCGCACATCAACCATCGATGGAACGACGAGGCGGGCTCCACGGTGCTCACGGACCTGCTCGGCGAGGAGAACGAGGAGCCCTCGGAGGACATCCTCGCGGCGCTGCTGAAGGCGGGGGTGGAGCTCAATGCCCCCAATGGGCAGAACGAGACGCCCCTGATGCTGGCCGCGGAGTTCAAGGACCAGCCGAAGCTGACGGAGCTGCTGCTCGAGCACGGCGCCACCGTGGACACCGTCAACGAGCGCGGGTGGACGGCCCTGATGTGGGCCATCCGCGCTGGGAACGTGGGGGCGGTGGAGCGGCTCATCGCGAAGGGCGCCAACGTCAACCACCTCGCGACGGATGACGAGGGCGACACCGCCCTCACCCTCACCCTCAACGAAGACGAGCTCTTCAGCACCCCGTCGCCGCGAATCGTGAGCGCGCTGCTGCGCGCGGGCGCCAACCCGAACCAGCCCAATGCGCGGGGATGGACGCCGCTGCACCTGGCGGCCTGCATCGAGGACGTGGAGCCGCTCGAGGCGCTGCTCGCGGCGCGCGCGGATCCGAACCTGGCCAACACGGTGGGCTACTACCCCATCGACCTCGCGACGCGCCGTGGCTACACGAAGGTCATCGAGCGCCTGCTCGCGGCCGGAGGTCCCACGCGGGAGCAGGCCGCTCGCAAGCGCATGGACGGCATCTGGAAGCAGATTGGCGACTGGGCCGACAAGCACCACCCGGGCTACGCATCGCGGCTGACGGTCAACCGTCCCGCCACGTCCCAGCAGATCGCCGCATTGGAGAAGCGGGTCGGCAGGGAGCTGCCCTCGGACTTCCGCGCGTTCCTCCAGAAGTTCGGCGGGGGGGCCGGGACGTCCAGGGGGCTGTCCATCTCCGAGTACTACGTGCTGCCCACGGAGCACATCCAAGACGTGTGGAAGGGCTTGCGCGAGCACGTCGACAACGGCGTCTTCAAGAAGGCCACGCCCCACGAGCTGTCCGAGGAGCAGCAGTTCGTGAAGTGGACGTGGTGGCACCCGGGCTGGGTGCCCTTCGCTTCGGACAGTGGCGGCAACCTCTACTGCGTGGACCTGGAGCCCGAGGAGCATGGCAGCGTCGGGCAGGTGATTCGTTGGGAGATCCACGGCGGTCCCCTGGGCCCGTACGCCGACTCGATGGAGGACTTCTTCGAGGCGTATCTCCAGAAGCTGGAGAACGGTCGCTACGACGCCAGCGTGCTCGATTGA
- a CDS encoding sensor histidine kinase, which translates to MKLRLRLALTAMAAVLPVVVAMAYFQQSLRERSQEEVLEAATLARVQVERSRCEASPETWRPRPSERGAPPPRRGEDGRPPPPRAPGGDDDGRPPPPRSPRGDDDGRPPAPRSSDEGAEGRPPRQGGPRGDDGARPRAFMDGPDARGRAGSSTPSGLGPSFFEDGRPSPGEGDGPGNGGRVPARVEHFPYDARFVSLNPRAPALSEEMKAAALDGTVVRRFEQDGRRMLEVLLRMPWEGGPCAFILARREEPPSPSLLSLPPLKDWSLLVSTVVASVVLALGPVVRRIRMLTEDVRASARSGYEQPVAVRGRDEIADLARAFQEARAEIQARMAHQEAREQGLRDFLANTTHDVMTPLTVLQGHLSAMQQRVGRGERVAASEVASAMSEAHYMASLVHNLAAATRLEAGAPHVQRSPVDLNDVVGRVLGRHQPIARQQRISLESGVPAVPVRVLGDVTLIEQAVSNVVGNGVRYGREEGHVAVVLESTREGRFHLRVIDDGPGIPEDERTRLLARGMRGNAARTRAPEGQGLGLHIAHDVAQAHGWALTLSPSEYGGLEVCFSGEVLSDAVPVSRA; encoded by the coding sequence GTGAAGCTGCGCTTGCGCCTGGCGCTCACGGCGATGGCGGCGGTGCTGCCCGTCGTGGTGGCGATGGCGTACTTCCAGCAATCGCTGCGGGAGCGCTCGCAGGAGGAGGTGCTGGAGGCCGCCACGCTGGCGCGCGTGCAGGTGGAGCGCTCGCGGTGCGAGGCCTCGCCGGAGACGTGGCGCCCGCGTCCCTCGGAGCGAGGCGCGCCGCCTCCTCGTCGTGGCGAGGATGGGCGTCCGCCTCCGCCCCGTGCACCGGGGGGTGATGATGATGGGCGACCGCCTCCGCCCCGTTCGCCGCGTGGTGATGATGATGGGCGACCTCCTGCGCCCCGTTCGTCCGATGAAGGCGCGGAGGGGCGCCCACCGCGTCAGGGTGGACCTCGTGGCGACGATGGCGCCAGGCCGCGCGCATTCATGGATGGGCCCGACGCTCGTGGGCGCGCAGGTTCGTCCACGCCGAGTGGCCTCGGTCCCTCCTTCTTCGAGGACGGGCGTCCTTCTCCGGGGGAGGGGGATGGCCCCGGCAATGGCGGACGTGTGCCCGCGCGGGTCGAGCACTTCCCCTATGACGCCCGGTTCGTCTCCCTCAATCCGAGGGCCCCTGCGTTGTCGGAGGAGATGAAGGCCGCGGCGCTCGACGGGACGGTGGTTCGCCGCTTCGAGCAGGACGGACGCCGCATGCTCGAGGTGCTGCTGCGCATGCCGTGGGAAGGGGGGCCGTGTGCCTTCATCCTCGCGCGCCGCGAGGAACCGCCTTCTCCTTCGCTGCTCTCCCTGCCTCCGCTGAAGGACTGGAGCCTGCTGGTCTCCACCGTCGTGGCGTCCGTCGTGCTCGCGCTGGGGCCGGTGGTGCGGAGGATTCGCATGCTCACCGAGGACGTGCGCGCCTCGGCTCGCAGCGGCTACGAGCAGCCGGTGGCCGTGCGCGGCCGGGATGAGATCGCCGACCTGGCGCGCGCCTTCCAGGAGGCCCGCGCGGAGATCCAAGCGCGGATGGCGCACCAGGAGGCGCGCGAGCAGGGCCTGCGTGACTTCCTGGCCAACACGACCCATGACGTGATGACACCGCTCACGGTGCTGCAGGGCCACCTGTCCGCGATGCAGCAGCGCGTGGGACGCGGTGAGCGCGTGGCCGCGTCGGAGGTGGCCTCCGCGATGAGCGAGGCCCACTACATGGCCTCCCTGGTCCACAACCTCGCGGCGGCGACGCGACTGGAGGCCGGCGCTCCCCATGTCCAACGCTCACCCGTGGACCTCAATGACGTCGTGGGCCGTGTCCTCGGACGTCATCAGCCCATCGCCCGGCAGCAGCGCATCTCGTTGGAGAGCGGCGTTCCCGCGGTGCCGGTGCGGGTGCTCGGAGACGTGACGCTCATCGAGCAGGCCGTGAGCAACGTCGTGGGCAATGGCGTGCGCTACGGCCGCGAGGAGGGTCACGTGGCGGTGGTGCTGGAGAGCACCCGCGAGGGGCGCTTCCACCTGCGCGTCATCGACGACGGGCCGGGCATCCCCGAGGACGAGCGCACGCGGCTGCTCGCCCGGGGCATGCGGGGCAACGCGGCCCGCACACGCGCGCCGGAGGGGCAGGGGCTCGGGCTGCACATCGCCCACGACGTGGCCCAGGCACATGGCTGGGCCCTGACCCTGAGCCCGTCGGAGTATGGCGGGCTCGAGGTGTGCTTCTCGGGCGAGGTGCTCAGCGACGCCGTCCCGGTGTCGCGCGCGTGA